The stretch of DNA AAGTAGCTCCTCTCTTTGAAATGCATATCTACACAATGGCTACAAGGGCTTATGCCTTACAAATAGCTAAAATCGTCGATCCTACGGGCAAATTGTTTGGCGATAGAATTCTATCGCGTGACGAAAATGGGTCTCTAACGACAAAATCATTAGCTAAACTATTCCCCACAGACCAGTCAATGGTTGTAGTTATTGACGACAGAGGTGATGTTTGGAATTGGTGTCCAAACTTAATTAAAGTTGTTCCTTATAATTTCTTCGTTGGAGTAGGTGATATCAACTCCAATTTCCTGCCCAAGCAATCTACTGGAATGCTACAACTTGGAAGAAAGACAAGACAAAAGAGCCAAGAATCTCAGGAACTGCTGACAGATATTATggacaatgaaaaaaagctacaagaaaagatagaCAAGGAAGTTAAACGTCaggaagaaaagttgaatCACCAATTGGCCACTGCAGAAGAACCTCCTGCAAACGAATCCAAAGAAGAGTTGACCAAAAAACTAGAATACTCAGCATCCTTGGAAGTCCAACAACAGAATCGACCCTTGGCCAAACTACAAAAACACTTGCATGATCAAAAACTATTAGtcgatgatgacgatgaacTATATTACTTAATGGGCACGCTATCAAACATTCACATGACTTATTATCAAATGCTATcacaagaaaatgaaccAGAACCAAATTTGATGGAAATTATACCAAGTCTAAAGCAAAAAGTCTTCCAAAATtgcttttttgttttttcggGTTTAATACCCCTTGGGACTGACATCCAAAGGTCGGACATTGTAATATGGACAAGCACGTTTGGTGCCACCTCTACTTCGGATATAGATTTCCTCACAACACATTTAATCACCAAGAACCCAAGCACTTATAAGGCACGTCTGGCGAAAAAGTTCAACCCAGAGATCAAAATCGTTCATCCAGATTGGATATTTGAGTGTCTGGtaaattggaaaaaagtaGATGAAAAACCCTACACTTTAATCGTGGACAGTCCCATTTCTGATGAGGAGTTACAAAACTTTCAATCACAACTACAAAAAAGGCAGGAATATCTGGAGgaaaatcaagaacagCAGCATATGTTGACATCACAAGAAAATCTAAATCTATTCGCAACCGGTACCTCATGGTTaaacaatgatgatgatgatgatatcCCGGATACAGCCAGCGATGACGACGAGGACGATGAGCACAATGATGAAAGTGACGAAGAAAATCACCCAGAAGGCATCGACAGAAAGAGAAGCATCGAGGACAATCATGAAGATACATCGCAGAAGAAGACCAAGGCAGAACCTTTACAAGATGGTCCTGTACAACagaaaagagaaggagACGATAACGAAGACAGCGACTCACAATTGGAGGAAGAGTTGATGGATATGCTGGATGGTTAATAGTTCGGTTCTCATATCCGCCCGCTCCTCTCTTTCACTGTTCTTTGTGATTGTAATTGTTCATAGTATATATGtttttaataaaataaacCAATAGCAATAGCACTATTTTCTGCTCGTTTTAATATTCTCACtccctctttttttttattttcattttttcaatctttcaTTATACTGTTATGTTTTTCTCTCCTTTAAAGAGAAGTTTGAGGcactttttctttaccCCTAAGTTCTCAAAGGTGTTTTCGAGCAATAAGCTATACAAACGCAAGAAATGTCTCTGCAATTTTTAGAAGCCGTACCATCTAACTTGAAAGAAGCTATCTCATTATGGTTTGAGCAAGACCAGAACCCAGAAACTATAGAAGAGGTCACTGCGCTTTGCAAGAAGTCTGATTGGAATGAATTACACAGAAGGTTTGATTCTAGAATTCAGTTTGGTACTGCTGGTTTAAGATCGCAGATGCAAGCTGGTTTTAACCGGATGAATACTTTAGTGATTATTCAAGCCTCTCAGGGATTGGCAACTTATGCAAAACAGCAATTTCCAAACAATTTGGTAGCGGTAGTGGGACACGACCATAGGTTTCATTCCAAGGAGTTCGCCAGGGCCACTGCTACTgcatttcttttgaaaggCTTTAAAGTGCACTACTTGAATCCTGATCACGAATTTGTTCACACCCCTCTAGTTCCTTTTGCAGTAGATAAACTGAAGGCCTCTGTTGGTGTGATGGTAACTGCAAGTCATAACCCGAAAATGGACAATGGATACAAAGTATACTATTCAAATGGGTGCCAAATAATTCCACCCCACGATCATGCCATTTCTGATTCCATTGACATGAATTTAGAACCATGGGCTAATGTTTGGAATTTCGATGATGTTCTAAACAAGGGACTCAAACAAGGCAAATTGATGTACTCAAGGGAAGAAATATTGAAGTTGTATTTAGGAGAGGTTTCTAAGAATCTAGTGGGGACCGACCCGTTAAAGTTTGAAGTAAAAGCAAAACCTTGGTTTGTTTACACACCAATGCATGGAGTTGGCTTTGACATTTTTAGTACGATCGTGAAAAAGACAATGTCATTGGTAGAAGGTAAAGACTATCTATGTGTTCCTGAACAACAAGAGCCAGACCCTTCATTCCCAACTGTTGCTTTTCCTAACC from Saccharomyces mikatae IFO 1815 strain IFO1815 genome assembly, chromosome: 13 encodes:
- the FCP1 gene encoding protein serine/threonine phosphatase (similar to Saccharomyces cerevisiae FCP1 (YMR277W); ancestral locus Anc_8.839), producing the protein MTTQIRSPEGLPYPIQIDKLIPSVGSYLHEGDRLLVYKFWYLVERASETGVDDNEHDASPGGGAGSNGVSPPTKQLRESIEFFESPYEGDLISWNVDVGDEVATANQVICEIKRPCNHDIVYGGLCTQCGKEVSADAFDGVPLDVVGDMDLQISETEAIRTGKALKEHLRRDKKLILVVDLDQTIIHCGVDPTIAEWKNDPNNPNFETLRDVKSFTLDEELVLPLMYMNEDGSVLRPPPVRKCWYYVKVRPGLKEFFAKVAPLFEMHIYTMATRAYALQIAKIVDPTGKLFGDRILSRDENGSLTTKSLAKLFPTDQSMVVVIDDRGDVWNWCPNLIKVVPYNFFVGVGDINSNFLPKQSTGMLQLGRKTRQKSQESQELLTDIMDNEKKLQEKIDKEVKRQEEKLNHQLATAEEPPANESKEELTKKLEYSASLEVQQQNRPLAKLQKHLHDQKLLVDDDDELYYLMGTLSNIHMTYYQMLSQENEPEPNLMEIIPSLKQKVFQNCFFVFSGLIPLGTDIQRSDIVIWTSTFGATSTSDIDFLTTHLITKNPSTYKARLAKKFNPEIKIVHPDWIFECLVNWKKVDEKPYTLIVDSPISDEELQNFQSQLQKRQEYLEENQEQQHMLTSQENLNLFATGTSWLNNDDDDDIPDTASDDDEDDEHNDESDEENHPEGIDRKRSIEDNHEDTSQKKTKAEPLQDGPVQQKREGDDNEDSDSQLEEELMDMLDG